ACAACTCCCGTGATGCGTTTCAGTCAAGCCCGTCAAAGATATGAACGCCTTTCTGTGACTCTGGTTGTGTCAGAGCTGCCGGTCCTCTGCTGTGGCCCCTTGTTGCTCTTTTCATGGTGACATTTGCATTATGGGTGTTGTAGTCAGGTTTCTATGTTTTCTAAGCAGGTTTAAAGATTATAAATGAACaccacattttaaagttttaatcatttttttgttttacagtgggttttacttttacacagcTGACAGGAGCTAcaaattactaaaaaataaatacaaaatttttgaaaatttgcttagaaatacagaaaaaagtcatTCCTTATAaatatgacatcattgttttctaATAATTACTGTTATTCTTGATATTTGttgtcagaaaacagaaaatcaagcTTCTGAGCTCAAACTTCCTCATGCAGTTTTAGTGGAAAAACATGaagaatttagtttaaaaagcctGTTGTTTCTTCCTTCATGCTAAGTGCAGTGCCCCATTTTCGTTTGAAGACGTATGGGTaaagaaacagctgctgaaggCATCCAGTCAGGATGAATATTTTGCCTGTAGTTTCCTCCTCATCTTTAGTTGTTGCAGATGGTTCGTTTtgcctttttgatttttttttaaaacatctctgtGGTGCTCTACAGGCCAATGTGCAGATTGTGAtgcaatctttgttttttgttgtttttcttacaaCTCGTCACCAGTTTTACAACCTTATGCATGTGACCCATCCAAGGACAAAGCCATCACAATGTACGTGCAATAATGAAGATGAAAGGAAGTCATTTTATGATTTATACTGTAATGAAAAAACTGTATCAGCATGCCTAAATGTATTGAAGTATTTATTGAAGCttcatattttaaagatttttttaaatgtacaaatgtaAATGTTCTTTATGAACTTGATTCCTATCATTACATTCCTCTCTGCTTTCCATAGctcacaaatataaatatatatttttccttttcaaaataaaagcacctaCATGTTGTCTTTGAAAGCTGCTCTGAGTATGAATTATTAGAAGCTCAGGAACCCACTAATGGATCTGTATGGGCTCATCACAAGCTGGcgtataaaagaaaacaataatgagTTTGTTCTGGGGAcgttcttttagttttcaccACGTCATAAAGTTCctgccaaagaaaaaaagaaaaacagctccATTATCTTCTTCTATAAactgctcttttcttttgtttcttatcTTGAGAAAATGGGGCTCATTTTCTCAGAACAACTTATAATTTATTTAGACGAGCTTTTCTTGTGATTCTTAGCAACTATTAGggatgtttaaaagaaatgaagcaccctaattactattttattttaaagtcctttttttttctgttcaatttGAAACGTGAAAAAATCCAGCTCAGCTGGAGCTCTAAGGCTCTGACAGACCACAGTGGAAACATGACTCGGTTTCAAcaggtcacaggaagttggacttaACAGAATGAACTAGTCTTTTGAAatcttttacagattttctacatcagttttaagttttatgatttctaCAGATTTTTTCATGGAATGTTTTACTAATAGTTGATGACTAACATTTGAAATGACTAAAAATTACTCACAACCCACCGGCTGAGTGCCTTAGTGTTGAAGTTTTCTTTGGTGGTCACTTCTCTGTGGCTCTGGGCTGCAAGAGGGAAGGTTCTGATGCACCAAACATCAGTTCAGATTACCTGGCATTCTTGGAGTCTCTGGATGATGTCCTGAAAGGGGTGCCatctggggattctcctgagtgACTTCAATGCCCATGTGGGCAATGATAAAGGTATCTGGAAGGGGGTGATTGGGAGGAGAGGcctccctgatctgaacccaatcagttttctgttattggacttctgtgctaggcATGGGCTGTCCATAAGGAACACCACGTTCGAGCATAGGGTGGTTGGTGAATGTGCTTGGTACCAGACCACTTTAGGCCAAAGGTCAATGTCATCAGATCTGCAGCCTGTTTTGGACACTCTGGTAAagaggggcagagctgtcaattgatcaccacctggtggggGAGGCTGCTGGACAGACCTGGTAAACCCAAATGAGTAGTGAGGGTGAACTGGGAATGTCTGGGGGAGCCCCCTGTCTGtgagatcttcaactcacacctctgggcaagttttttttttacatgtcccAGGGGAGGGTGGGGACATGGAGTTCAAATGGGCCAGGTTCAGGGCTTCTATTGCAGATGTGGCTTCCAAGAGCTGTGTCCTGAAGGTCATTGATGCCTTTCGTGGCAGCAGGACACAATCAGCGATGGACGCCATCAAGCTGAAGAAGTTGTCCTTTAGGGCTTGGTTGTCCAGGaggactcctgaagcagctTACAGGTACAGGGTGGTCAGAAAGACTGAGGCTTCTGTGGTTGTAGGTGCAAAAACTTGGCATGGGAGGACTTCGGAAAGGCCTTGGAGAAGGACTTTCAGTTGTGTGTAGGTTCTTGCAAACTGTTTAGCAACTCAGAAAGGCAAAGTGGGCCACCTCCCAGTTTTTGCATGGTTTGGGTGGGAAACTGGTGACACTTTGTGGATCTCATTAATCTGTCCACCATGCTCACCTTTGAGGAGGCCATAACCATGCCAGAAGTCACTTTTTAACCAAATTCACACGTTCAGAAAGAATGCAAAGTtgccttttaaacaaattgtgcTGGGAGTCAGACTTCCTGTTGAGTCTTTCTCCTCTTTCAttgtcaagtttgtttttaccagAATTAAGTAATAAATTAATCAACTTAACTCAGACTGTAAAAGAATGAAACAACTACATCATATTTgttcaattttcttttattacaaattcaaaaattacaatttgtgtttttaagcatGTGTTTTaaccaacatgtttttttattattatttaaatcccTTTTCAGTTGTAATCTACATCATTTTTAACATGATAAAGTTGCTGCTAAAATCATCTCCCAAGTGTACCAAATCCAGCAACAAACccttaaactgtgtttttcagGTCTACACCCATATTCTTTCTGcatattctttcatttttggcAATATTTAATCCCACTAAAAGTACCGCCAGTTAGCTACCGTTGATGCATCTCTGTGCCAAAGGCAACATCAGCAAAAGTTTGAATCTGTTCCAGAAAACAGTAtttggcaaaagaaaaataaataaataaaaatcacaatgtGCTCATTTAACTGTTCTTCTCTCATaaatattgcagttttttttcaaaatctaaCCTGACAGCCTCGTACCAcacgataaaaaaaaagataaagtgaaaacatgtaaataaagaaatttatCTTGTGTACAACTTTAGACATAATCAGTCATTAtagtaataaataaacaaaaaaaaaggactcaaaCATTGCACTTCAAAATGCTTCAGAAAGAAGGGAAAGAAAACGTCAGattcacccacacacaaaccagTGCACTATGAAGCTGTTttgtcctttcaaaataaaaaaatatgtagaaagaagaaaaaaaccgcTGAATAAAATGCTGCCTTGCTTGAGGTTAAACCTTTCTGCGGCGGCAAGAAAATTACCTGAAAGTGAGTGGAAAGTGTTCATAAACCCTCCATTTATTGTATTGCTCATTTTGTGTTAAAGATTTGTGGACACATTGGCGCCCTCGCGTGGCTGTCGCTTTTCATCACacgcataaaaaaaaataacatccgtctcagggaggaggaggaggagttgttgtttttggctgATGATGGTTTTTTATGAAGCGTACataagagaagaagagaaaaccAAAGCAGACCAATCGTTGAGGTGACTAGTGTTGCACCAAAGCTCTAAAAGAGCGTctttcgtgtttttttttacgaaaaaaaaacaaaacataaaaagttcaaGGATGTGAAAGTTTTCCAGAGTGGAGCAGAGGAAAGGCTTCACTTGGCTCTTTGTAAACGAGCCCAGTGATGAAGAAGTAACATCTGTGTACCGCTGATGCGTGAAGTCGTGTGTAAACTCTGACacgtggaaaacaaaacaatttcaagtTGCGTTGGTGACGACGTGAGTGCCAGCGTGCCATGAAGATGCAGGTCTGTGGAGtcggaggtggtggaggagcaCCTCCGAGCGTCTCTAGCTGTTCTCGATCATCTTGGCCAGCGTGTCGCGCAGCTCCGTCAGCTCGAAGATCTTGGTGTCCAGCAACACTAGGAGGGAGCGCAGGCTCGTCTGACACGCCTCTCTCTCCAGCTGGCTGCTCTCCAGACGCTGCTCCAAGTCACTCAGCTGCACCTCCAGAGTCTGGTTCCTCGATTCAGAGTCCTGAAGAACACGGACAACAAAACTGAGGGCCAAGCATTCATTAAAACGATGCTCGTCACCCAACAACAATTaggtcagagttttaaactaaaatcatctcatgatgagaaatgatgcggttataattagttttatgttttgaatgATTAAATGTGTTACTGCAAAATAGGTTAGTGCTCAAagaatgtgttgttaatgactctcaggtactactaGCAAAGCCACCTGTCCACTCCTAACCCATTCATCCTCTATATGTTCATAATCAATAATAAACGATGCACGGTGGCGCTatagctaactgggtcaggcaaTGACGgagctaattcattcattcatttctcagctcagaagaaacaaaatattttatgaccaaaattaaaaaatctggGAGCGGGAGCTGGCACTTTGAACTGCTTTGCTCATGTGTTATCTGCGAAGGAATAATCTGAatatttacagccaatcagagcaattcctcagcttcagcccggtGTGAGAACAGaagttccaggaagttaaacacaggactttcTATTGCTGTCTGTTTAAGAATTTTAGTTATTTAGACCAATTCTGAtgatcattttttgacaataaattgatAACCAGTAgatcaattttaaaaattcaaattgtgttggatttgtctttaaaagatctatctaatggcatcaaaatatgttgtgtttgactgAGGTTATAAGTATCAGGTGGCTttgctactactactaccacaGAAAATTGACCTCATTATCTCTAGTTTTGagtaagttatagccatttctgagTTGGCTAAGTAGATTAGCTgaggtagccatcttgaattggattgactccaaaagtaaatctgttagatgtatatccaatgattactgtctgagagtttcatcaaaatctttgcagtggttcatgagatattttgctaacagacagtgttgactgtaACACTTGAAAAGATGCTGCACAATGGGTAACGctttgaggatgactctcagctaataccacaccaaattttagctcaatatcggTGAAATAGACTAAGTTAAAGCTATTTTGCGTTGGCTAATGCCGATTAGCtctggtgtccatcttgaaaaAATTTAATCAGTCACAGATGTACGCCAACTGTTCCAAtctgagagttttgttcaaatttgtccagtgattcatgagatattttgataacaaacacCCACATGCACGCACTTTGGCACCAACATCTCTGCACAAAGTAAACTGATGCTTCTTCCtattcttttgttattttaaactaaatatatacAATGTTAGATATGTCTCTTAATCAGTTAAGACCTGCTTATTCAAAAGAATCTACAAAAGCTTTCTAAATTAATTCCTCTCCCTGCCAACATGAAGTTCCTCCTGACTGGttcaacaaaaattaaatctatagatctcatgaaccactggatgaattttattaaaactctcagaaagtaaacactaaATTTTCACCTAAATTGTATCTTTGTGGTTATTAAGTCAAGCTTAGAAGTGAGGGGCTAGGAACCATTCTGTGATAACCTGATGACACACGGACCAGAAACATAGTGCACAACACTTGAATGATGTGGATGGTGCCAACCAGACGTGGAAAAATCTGTGTAGAACTGAcatttacaaatttatttacCAGAGAGGCAGCcagtaagaaaacaaacttttaggACAATAATGGTCTGGACTGTTGCTTCTGAGATGGTGTTGGAGGTGAAGAAGTCACAGAGCTTATTTCTCTGAAGGGTGTGGCTCAAACATTTCTGGTCTGTGACTTTTGTCATGGATTGATTGGTTTGCAACAACTATTTagagtttgtttgatttttaccaAATGTTTAATGTTAACTGTCTTGAGATTTATGGCCTCATTGAAGAGataatgtgaaacatttgattattGTGTCTTTATAGCATTATGAGATAATGAGAGTATTTTCTTGGTATTAAATTTTATAGTTCTATGGATAAATTACTTGGTAGATTTTGAAGATAGCCATAGGTTGGTTGTAAGTTTAAtactgttgaagaaaatgtatttattcaagcTAAGTCTTCTACTTTCACACCaacttatttacaaaacaaacatacaggatGTACTCTAACATGATTGCAAatctgattttttgttttgtgttatttgttaaaggtttttcaccagaaaaaatgacctggaaaaaaaaaagatctgaaaaaataacctgaaaataaagaaagaaattaagaaaGGATTGTTTGGTCATTGAGTGGAATCCAGTGAAGACTGTGTGAATGTCTATCCCTGTCAAGTGGGGAACCACAGTAAATAACTTGACAGTGgtcattttagttatttttctgcagttttgatTGATCTCTAGAGtcagaaagtcttttttttccacttagcTGTATGAGTTTTTGTTGGCATCAGTAGCTTGCCAACAGCCTGCAGAGTCTTACtcacttttagtttctgtgttaGTAAATCTTTTTGAAACTTGAACTCGTTGGCACTCTCCACCTCTGCTTTGAGGCTCTCCAGCTCCTGGAAGTAAAATAAGAGGAAAATGTTTCAATCAGTCAATCACAAATTTGtcttcagtttgagttttgtcctctctgagctcctccttACCTCCTCTTTGGCCTTCAAAGCTAGCTCCAGCTCCTCTATAGTTCTGTTGAGCTCTGTTTTCTGGGACTTGATCACTGTTGTTTGGCCACTCACACACTCCAGCTCCGTCACCTGCAGAGCGGAGAACAAATGTCTGAACCCAGGCTGGATCAAACGGGGAGTCTGGCCTGGACTGAGTGCCAGGTCGGAGCCGTACCCGCTTGTGCAGCCTCTCGGCCTCTTCCTGATAGGCTGCCAGCTGCTGTTTCCACTGCTTGACGTTGGCTGTGGATTCAAGCAGCGCCGCTGTCAGTTTGGCGTTGTTCCCCTTTAGAGCCGCCAGCTCGGCCTCCCAGTGCTTACTgatgctggaggagctggagacacGAAAAGGTGGCTGTTAGCAGCAGGGCTGAGGACTCTGGGTTCTGGATCAAACATCACAAGGTGGATGCACCTCAATGAATCCAAACCCGTTTGCTGGGTTTCATTTAATACAACAGATTTTTCTtaaagatcaggtattatattaTGCAGACTCTGGTGTTATTAATGGTGCTGGTTAGCAGAAATATATCTGAAACATTAATGCATCTGGACTAATCAATGTGCATCAAAACCAAACTGGTGGTAAGAACCCATGAATCAATATTTGAGTCAAAATCCGACACATTTCTTCCCTGAAGCAGCCAGACTGTTGAATGACCTGGGGCCTCCACCTCAAACCAAATGCCAGAAACACAGAGAACTAGAGAACTAGAGAAATGTAaacgctgagagctgaatgacagctgaaatttgctgaagacgCTGAAACAGAGTACCTCaaggtaaaacaaacagaacagaggctaaagTTAATTAAACAGAGGCTTATAtgagcagaacaccagctaaaacttaaaagcagcaaaacagatAGTTAAAATGGAATTAgcaaaaacattagctaaaaacagcaaaactgtcGCTAATGTTCgaaaaaatattaactaaaagctaaaaacacaaaggttgtgcaaagctaaaagtggtagaacagtagctaaaagctaaaggaagcataGGAAGACGAGCAGAGCCAGTACGCTGAAGCAGaattcaaaaagaacaatgttttataaagaattTCAGAGCTCTTAATGCATTTCAATGGGGCaattcattataaataaaaggtaaatattttgaaaagtgtgaAGGTTATAAAAAGCGAAAGTCATGGCACACTATTCCCAatcaagctgaacattttcataTATGATTCATTAACATAGCCccaagtatgcagaagtagtttgcaaaaaaataaaaaaatgtacagaagaaatcataaatatgacaacaatggtgtgaattctgactcagcattcacactatagTTAGATCTCCAGTTACCACCTCTACAGTCCTCTCAGACTGATGCtttaaacaacaattttaaATGCCTACTACCTAAAACTGCACTCCAACCGGTCTATACTTCATGCTCATTTAccataaaaaaatttatttgttcCTTGTTTACATACTGTCCACCCAAGCAGTCTAATCCACACCACACTGcacttttgctttaaaactggACCCTCAAAACTCACAAAATAGTCTTTAAATGACAAACTTTTCCATACTAGTCTGCTTGCCTTTATTCTAGTTTTTCAGTACACCAGTTATTTTCTTAATcctttgtcctgtttgtcttg
Above is a genomic segment from Kryptolebias marmoratus isolate JLee-2015 linkage group LG14, ASM164957v2, whole genome shotgun sequence containing:
- the LOC108251412 gene encoding homer protein homolog 1-like isoform X2, translated to MGEQPIFSTRAHVFQIDPNTKKNWVPTSKHAVTVSYFFDSTRNVYRIISLDGSKAIINSTITPNMTFTKTSQKFGQWADSRANTVYGLGFSTESHLVKFADKFAEFKEAARLAKERSQEKIEFTSTPSQESAPGDLQSPLTSESINGTDEDQVAPGTPQHSGARAEPSQNALPFSHSSSSISKHWEAELAALKGNNAKLTAALLESTANVKQWKQQLAAYQEEAERLHKRVTELECVSGQTTVIKSQKTELNRTIEELELALKAKEEELESLKAEVESANEFKFQKDLLTQKLKDSESRNQTLEVQLSDLEQRLESSQLEREACQTSLRSLLVLLDTKIFELTELRDTLAKMIENS